The Delphinus delphis chromosome 2, mDelDel1.2, whole genome shotgun sequence genome segment GTAAGAGTCAGTTTAGAACCATCGCTCCAAAGCTTGCACCCCGAGTCCTGGCGCCCAGAGTGGTCCCGGGCCCGGCGCCCTCCCTCTCTGACCACGCGCATCCAGGCCCCTCCCTCGGCTCGAAGGCCCTGGGGATGCCCCCCCAGAATTACGCGCTGATGCAGGTGGCCGGCCAGGAAGGGACCTTCTCTCTCGTCGCTCTGCCACACGTCGCCTCGGCTCAGCCACTCCAGAAACCCAGACTGCCTCTGCCCAAGAACCTGAAGCTGCCCATCCCCCGGTACCAACGCCCAGGACATAGCAAAGGAGCCAGAAAGAAACCGGGGTGCAGCTCCTCCGACAGGGGCTGTAGCCAAGCTCCCGCCCAAACCCAAGCGGCCCCTCCCCTGCCTGAGCATCCCGAGGCCCCGCACAAGCCCAGCCCACCCAAGCCAGCGCTGGCACCCGGCCAGGCCCCGGCCTCGCTGACCAGTGGGGGTGGCTGTGGAGACCCTGGGCCCCCAGGGACCAGCGACCACGGAGGTCGGGACCCTCCCGCCGCCCCAGCGCTGTCCACACTGGAGGAGCCCTCTGCCGAGCGGGGCCTCCCGAAGAGTTCAGGGAGAGCAGGCGTTGCAGGCAAGaagccctccaggaagcctgctgttGCCAGGGGAGAACTTAGAAAACAGGTCGACCCTGCCAGGGCCACGACCCATTTGTCGCCAGGCGTTATTGGAAACGCGGTTCAGGTGGTCCCTTCCATCCCCAGAGGTAAACTGCCCATCCTGCCCTACTCAAGAGCGAGGGCGTCGCAAGTTTACAAAGGCGGAGCAGCTGTGAACGTTGCGCATGTTTCTCTCCCTGGGCTCAGGGCAGCCGGTGATAAGACCTGGTCCATCCCGGAGGGCTTCTGTTCGGCCCCCCAGGTGGCCGACAGGGCACCTGCCCCACAGGCGTCGTGGCAGAGCCCCTGCGACAGGGCCTACTGTCCGGCCACCAAAGCCGACCtcaaccacaaaacaaaaccgaACGGCGGGGCAgccaagagaagaggaagaaaacggAAGGTGCCGGATGAACTTCTGACATTTCAGGGTAAAAGGAGGAAATGTGTCAGTAATAAGTGTAAAGATGGCAAAGAAAGAGCCAAAGCCGAGCCCCAGGAATCCAGGGACCAGAAACCTGGGGCTGTGAAAAAATACCGCAGCATCATGCCCAAACCTGTCCTGGTCCTGCCGGCCCTGGCTGCCCTGGCCTCGCCCGCGGCCACGCTACAGCCCCCGGCGCCCGGCAGCCGGGAGCACGCGTTGTTCAATCACTCCCTCGCCGCCCCCAAGCATCTGGGCTGCAGGCAGGACGACGGCCCCTCCCCGAAGCCCGGCTCGGCCTTTAGAAATGGGTTCCCCGGCCTCAAGAAGCCTTCGCACGGATGCCACGTGTGCGAGCACGCCTTCCAGCCCAAGCAGCACCTCCGCGAGCGCGCCAACACGCACAGCGACAGCCGGCCCTACAGCTGCCGGCTCTGCCGCAAAGCCTACGTGCGGCCGGGCAGCCTGAGCGCACACGTGCGGCTGCATCACGGCGACTTCCGGCCCAGGAGGCTCGTGTGCTGCGAATTCTGCGCGAAGGTGTTCGGCCACGTCAGAGTCTACTTCGGCCACCTGAAAGAGGTGCACGGGGTGGCCGTCAGCACCGAGCCCTCCCCCTGcgagccgcagccgcagccgggGGACTTGCTGAGGACCAGGGAGCAGACTGCCCGAGGGATGGAGGGACCGGTGGACAGGTGAGTGTGGGGATGCTTCGGATTTGAGGTCAGGGCCAGATTCCACATGCGGCAAGGTGGGTTTGGAAGACCCTCCCCCAGGTTAAGATTTCATAAGGGAGCTGCCACCTCTTCCCCCTGTTCTGTGAAGAGTGGCCGCATTCCTCTCTGGTCTCTGATCATTAGTGATTTTTGATGACTCCGCCTTCTACGAGCCAGGACACAGAGGTCCCTTTGAGGGACGCTGGGGACAGTTGGGCAAGAGATTAATTTTGCATCTGAAATATGAAAGAGTAACTTAGAGTCTATAGTTCTGGTGCTTCCGAGAAGTAATGTTCTCCAAACTCTTGGCCACAGAATGTATACCCAAAGAGCACCATTTAGCCCAGAACACGGCGTGGCAGGTGGCGGGGACTCAGCGCGGCTCTGCCGCACGGACCAGCCCCCGGGTGCGGGCCCGAGGCGCAGCACTTGCCCTGTTTCCCCGTCAGGCCGGGTTTGCCGTCTCCTGTGTCCTTGTCTGTTCAGCGCTGCTTCCCAGCACCGTAAACGAGCCAGCTGAGTAATCTGAAAGACTGCCAGGCGGGTCTGAGAGTTGGAGTAAACCAGGGAAACGCCCTGGTCTGTCCACTTTGCTCTAGGTGATGGGGCGGAGGTTGCGCTGAAGGGAATGCTCGTCAGCACCGTGAAACTTCACCATTTTCCAGCACTTTAGATCCTCGGCCCCTGACCGTTCCCAGTTGTCCTAATGGTTCTAAATCCTTTCTGTTCAATTTCAGCTTGGCCTgtcatattcattaaaaataagttaCGCCTGTCTTGTTTCCTCCCGGCCTTTCTGGgggtttctctgtgtctctgtaggcatttctgccccttttcctgaGGTACATAGCAGCCTCCCCAAAGAAACCTCACTTCTTAATTGTTGAACGGAGTCCATGCTGAGTTTTAGCTAAGGTGTCCAGCCTGCACTGGGTGCTCAGGGAGAAGGAgggcccggggggcggggggacagTCGCCTCAGCTGGACCCAGCGAGTTCCTGCCGCTCTCCTGGTGCTCACGTCTGTTGCCATGGTAACCAAAGAACAGGTGGCTCCCGGGGGAGCCTCCTTCCGAAGTGGACCCTGCGGGCGTGGGAAGTGTGAGGCCCCAGGCAGCACTGACCTTGGCCTTCACCGTGGCCTCTGCCTCCCACGCGCTCTCTGCTTGCCCCTCCTTCGGCCCCTCTTCGGTGAGTGTGTCTGAGATCCCCGAAGGCCAGGAGCTGTAAGGAGAAGTTCCGCTTGTATTCTTCCATGAGATCTGATACAGACTCTTTCCCCCCTTTCCAGGGAGACCAAGTCCAGCCTGGAAGAAGACCTCCTTCTAAACCAGGCTGATGAGGTCAAATTCCAGATCAGATGTGGCCGCTGTCAGATCACTGCCCAGTCTTTTGCTGAAATCAAGTTCCACCTGCTTTACGTTCATGGAGAGGAAATCCAGGGCCAGTTGCAAGAGGAGCTCTCACCCTCCCCAGGAAGCAGGGGAGCTCAGGGAGAACTGGTTCAACAGGCTGCTCCTTTCTGGAAACATCCTGAGAGAAGAAAGCAGCTTAAGCACCGTCCCTTGGACGGGGAGCTCTGTGCAGTCCCCAGACTGAAAAAGCAACTCTACCTCCGTCATCAGAATGAGGTAGAGATACTTGCGAAACGTGAAGGAGCCCAGCCAGGACCCAGTGAGCCCGGAGGACACCCCCAGGGCCCCGAGGGTCCCGGCCCTGACGCTGCCCTCTCCCCGCCCCGGCCTGGCTTTCGCTGCGTCCTTTGTGCACAGatgctgggaaggaaggaagagctgCTCCTGCATTGGGAAGAGCGCCACAAGTGCGAGGACCCTCTGAAACTCTGGACGGTTCTCAGCACGCTCTCCAGCCAGGGAGTCATCGAACCTTCCAGCGAGACCGGAAAATGAGACAGGGAGCCAGGGGGTAAGGGGAGGTTTTCTCTCCGCTTCCTCTGTTCCATGGTGGTGCTTAATACCAAAAATCAAGCAGGTTAGGATCAGCTTTAATGAGCACAGGGAGTTTtgtacagttttattttattatgaaatatatatgtatgggacttccctggtggcgcagtggttgagagtccgcctgtcgatgcagggggcgcaggttcgtgccctggtccgggaggatcccacatgccgcggagcggctgggcccatgagccatggccactgagcctgcgcgtccggagcctgtgctccgcaacaggagaggccacggcagtgagaggcccgcgtaccgcaaaagaaacaaacaaacaaacaaatatatatatatacacacacacatatatatgtacatatgcccTTGATGCATATTTTTCTAACATaatgcagttttattttaaaattctatgtcCTGTTAGTATCTGAGACTTTATTTCAGattcaataaaaagataaatttgcaGATTGAAATGTAGAGTATTATAGGCTATTCTTCAAGCACGGTTTTTAGTAAAAACACGTGTTCGAGTTATTTCCTGtctgtgtgcgtgtatgtgtccTTCTGTTCACATGTTTTCTGTTTAAGTAGGTCGACAAATGTGGTAAATGTCCAGGTGACAAAATCATTTCTGTCTCAACCCTGGCCTATTGTTGATCTTTATCAGATTCTCTAGTTTGTTTGAATATGCCGTAGAGCAGCACCTTAAACAAGGTTCTCATCTGTCATAACTGGAAGTCCGTGTTTTCaggactttgattttttttaattcattttcttaagtGCACATCCGTTGAAGCTTAGGTGCTATAAGTCTGATACCTGTAGTGTTCCCGTCAAAGTCATCAGCCATTTCTTAGTACTTCAGCTAATAGAAAAACCACTTTTttgttaaaaagttattttcaaaaagtCTTTTGAGTCAGAAAATTTACAACCTGGAGAGTGAACTGGGTAGTTCAGCCCAGATGTCAGGTGTCTCAGCGGCCTTTCCTCTTCCCCAGTAACTTCAGAGGGCTGTCACTGGCTGATCAATTTTAGATGCAACTGTGCCTTTCAAGCCCGGGTCCTCTTTGAAAGTCAGGAGTAAATGATTGCCTGTTAAATTCTTGGGAAATTACCTCGAATCAGAAATGTTGCCATTTGAAGTTTCTGGCCGTCCTGGCTGCAAAATCGTTCTCTCGGAATGCGGGAGTCTGAACACTTCAAGCCACTGGGATCCCGGGCTTTGGTTGAAAGCGCCATGCACGTGGCCAGCCCTGTTCCTGAAGCTGGGCCCGGGCATCGTCATAACATTTTTCTGTGTTAAAGGAAGTTACCTAAACGGAGGAAGACCTAAGTTCTAACTGATGAGCTAGCGGGTCTTAAATCATCTTTCTGAATGTCTCGTTTTAAAACCAAGTGTTCATAAGTACAATTTGGTTCAAAT includes the following:
- the ZNF438 gene encoding zinc finger protein 438, which translates into the protein MQSASSVPPKDQGGVSLLTSPVEKQLTQKKSASPGKTARTGESNSPPGTIQGGKGLQGKSQFRTIAPKLAPRVLAPRVVPGPAPSLSDHAHPGPSLGSKALGMPPQNYALMQVAGQEGTFSLVALPHVASAQPLQKPRLPLPKNLKLPIPRYQRPGHSKGARKKPGCSSSDRGCSQAPAQTQAAPPLPEHPEAPHKPSPPKPALAPGQAPASLTSGGGCGDPGPPGTSDHGGRDPPAAPALSTLEEPSAERGLPKSSGRAGVAGKKPSRKPAVARGELRKQVDPARATTHLSPGVIGNAVQVVPSIPRGKLPILPYSRARASQVYKGGAAVNVAHVSLPGLRAAGDKTWSIPEGFCSAPQVADRAPAPQASWQSPCDRAYCPATKADLNHKTKPNGGAAKRRGRKRKVPDELLTFQGKRRKCVSNKCKDGKERAKAEPQESRDQKPGAVKKYRSIMPKPVLVLPALAALASPAATLQPPAPGSREHALFNHSLAAPKHLGCRQDDGPSPKPGSAFRNGFPGLKKPSHGCHVCEHAFQPKQHLRERANTHSDSRPYSCRLCRKAYVRPGSLSAHVRLHHGDFRPRRLVCCEFCAKVFGHVRVYFGHLKEVHGVAVSTEPSPCEPQPQPGDLLRTREQTARGMEGPVDRETKSSLEEDLLLNQADEVKFQIRCGRCQITAQSFAEIKFHLLYVHGEEIQGQLQEELSPSPGSRGAQGELVQQAAPFWKHPERRKQLKHRPLDGELCAVPRLKKQLYLRHQNEVEILAKREGAQPGPSEPGGHPQGPEGPGPDAALSPPRPGFRCVLCAQMLGRKEELLLHWEERHKCEDPLKLWTVLSTLSSQGVIEPSSETGK